The Pigmentiphaga aceris DNA segment AAACCGCTTACCTGCGGGTGCTGGGCGTCACCTTGATGATCTCGGCGCTGACGGCACTGCTGGCGGTGGCGCTCGCCTATCCGTTTGCCTACCTGCTTAGCCAGATCACCGCCAAGCAGCGCGCGCGCTGGTTGATCTGGCTGCTGATCCCGTTCTGGACCAGCTATCTGGTCAAGACCTTTGCATGGATTCTGCTGCTGTCGCGTACCGGCGTGCTGCGTTCGCTGGCCGATGCCTTCGGCGCGGGTGAAATGACCGCCTCGCTGATCCCGTCGCTGACGGGCGTGTTGGTCGGCATGGTCCACGCGATGGTGCCCCTGGCCGTGATGAGCATGCTGCCCATCATGCAAGGCATCGACGCGCAGTTGTCCCGCGCTGCCCACACCCTGGGCGCGGGCCGTCGCACCGCGTTCTTCACCATCTTCATGCCCTTGTCGATGTCGGGTGCGGCCGCTGCCGGGCTGCTGGTGTTCATCACCAGCCTGGGCTTCTTCATCGTGCCTGCGCTGTTGGGCACCCCGCGTGAAACCATGGTCGGTCAGCTGGTCATCTCGGTGATTCTGGAACTGTTCGACATGCCGTTTGCGGGCGCACTGTCGGTGCTGCTGCTGGCGGTGACCATCGTCGTCTTCATCGCCTACGACCGCTGGGTGGGTTTGTCGTCAATGAGTGGCGATGCACCCGCAGGGCGGGGCGGCAGTCGGCGCATGCAAGCCTTCTGGGGCACGCTGGGTCGCTGGGCAGATCAGGTATTCCCTGCGCCCAAGCGCGGCACCGTCGCACGTCGTTCCTGGACCTTGCACTTGTACGGCGCGCTGGTGGCCTTGTTCCTGATGCTGCCGGTACTGACCGTGGTGCCGATCTCGTTCACCAGTTCCAACTTCCTGGCCTTCCCGCCGCAAGGCTTCAGCCTGCGCTGGTACGAAACCTTCATGACCTCGCCCGCGTGGCAATCGGCCTTCATTCGTTCGGTGCTGGTGGCAACGTCCACCGCATTGATCGCAGTTGCCTTGGGCCTGGGTGCCGCGCTGATGCTGGTGAAGATGCGCGGAAAGATTGGCAACGCGCTGTTCTCGTTCTTCGTCGCCCCGCTGATCCTGCCGCGCATCGTGATTGCCGTGGGCTTGTTCTACCTGTTTGCCCGCATGGGCCTGACGGGTACCGATGCGGGTCTGATTCTGGGCCACACCGTGCTGGCCATTCCCTATGTCGTCGTAACGATGGCAGCCGCCTTGAAGCGCTACGACTGGCGACTGGACGACGCAGCCAAGATTTTGGGTGCCAGCGCATCGGCCCGCATGCGCACGGTCATGTTGCCGATCCTGCTGCCCTCGATGGCGTCCGCCTTCCTGTTCGCTTTCCTGACTTCGTTCGACGAACTGACGATTGCGATCTTCGTCAGCGGCGGCCTGAAGACCACGCTGCCCAAGCAGATGTGGGACGACATGCTGCTTCAGGTCAACCCCACGCTGGCGGCGGTATCCACCACGCTGCTGGCCATCATCACTCTTATTATTTTCGCGATGGCCATGCTGCGACGCGAACGAAAAAATCATGCATGACTACACGCGTTATTTCCCCGTCCGCGGTGACGACGATCAGCTCGACGTACAAGGCATTCTGCATGCCGGTTTGAATGCCACGCCCGATCGCATGGTGCTGGCTTTCGACGCAGAGGAATGGACAGTGTCACGCCTGCGCCGTCATGTCGCGCTCAGCCAGGCCTGGCTGGCTACGCAAGGCATGGTGCCGGGCGACCGCGTGGCCGTGATGCTGAAAAACCATCCGGCCCATGTCGCCCTGATCTATGCCCTGATTCTGTCCGGCATGGTCTGGGTGCCCGTCAACACGCGCCTGAAGTCAGCAGGCCTGCAATACCTGATCGACCACGCCAAGCCGTCCTTAGTCGTGGTGGAACCCGAGTTCGATGAACAGGTGACGCAAGCCGGGGCCACGCATCCGTTCAAGTTGGTGCATGCCGAGTTGGTCGAATCGGAAGTGGAGGGCGCAGCCATTGTGCGTGCCCCTTGCGTGCCCAGCGACCTGCTGTGCTTGATCTATACCTCTGGCACCACCGGCGCGCCCAAGGGCGTGCGCTTCACGCATCGCATGCTGCGCATCGCCAGCGAAGCCGCCTTGATCGCGGCGGATGCCCACGATGGCGACCGCCTGTTCCTGTGGGAACCGCTGTGCCATATCGGCGGCGCGCAGATGCTGATGGCCCCGTTCCTGGCCAAGGTATCTTTGCACGTCGTGCCCGCGTTTTCGCTCAGCCGCTTCTGGCAGCAGATCGAAACCTCTGGCGCGACTCACCTGCATTACCTGGGTGGCGTGCTGGAACTGCTGATGCGCCAGCCGGAAACCATTCCGGCCAAGCACAGCATTCGCGTGGCCTGGGGCGCAGGGCTGAACAAGCTGACCTGGAAACAGGCCCAAGACACCCTCGGCATGGGACTGCGCGAATGCTACGGCATGACCGAATGTTCCAGCTTTGGCTGCTTCAATCAGAACGGCAAACCGGGGTCGATGGGGCGTGTGCTGCCCTGGATGACGCTGGAACTGCTGGATGAAAACGGCAAACCAGTGGGCGTGGGCGAGCATGGCGAGATCGTGCTGGCTACCGATGTAGAAGGCGCTTTCCTGGCCGGTTATCTGGACAACCCGGAAGCCACCGCCAGTACCTTGCGCGATGGCCGCCTGTACACCGGCGACATTGCGTGGCGCGATGCCGATGGCGACCTGTTCTTCGTGGGCCGTCGCACCGACAGCATGCGGGTGCGGGGCGAGAACGTATCCGCCTGGGAAATCGAACGGGTGTTTGCACAGCACCCGGATGTCAGCTCGGTGGCGGCGGTGGGCGTGAAAAGCGATATCGGCGAACAGGAAGTGCTGCTGTATGTGCAGTGCGAAGATAGCTCGCCGGAAAACCTCGCGCGCTTGGCACCGACCTTGTCCGCGTGGGCTTCGAACCGCTTGGCCAGTTATCAGCTGCCGCGCTACTACCGACTGGTCGAACGCTTCGACCTGACCCCCAGCGAACGCATCCGCAAACACTTGCTGCCGCGTGAGTTGGACGGGGCGTGGGATCGCTCGGTTCGGGGTTGAACGTCAGCGCTTGATCGTAAGTAGAAAAAAAGGGGGACCGCAAATAATTGCGATCCCCCATTTTGTTTGATCTATGGTCTGTAGCGACCTTGTCTACCTTCGCCCGGAAATCGCCCCGGCCGCCGTGATCACCAAGTCCGACAAGTGCTTTTCATCTTCCGCACGCCAACGCGGCTTGGTCACCGCCACGTTGATGCCACCCAGTGGGCGTCCTTCCGCATCCACAATCGCCGCCGCCACCGAGATATCGCCCATGTAGTATTCCTCGGCCGTTATCGCATACCCCGCATCGCGGATGCGAGCCAGCCGCGCGTGAATGGCCGCGCGATCGTTCACCGTGTTCGGCGTGTGGGCAATCAGCTGCGTGTCGTCCAAGATGGCATCGACCTGCTCAGTGGGCATCTGCGCCAGCATCGCCAGGCCGGGCGAGGTGCAATAAGCAGGCAGACGATTGCCCACGATCACCGTCGGGTTCAGCACGTTGCGGCTGACGATACGCAGCACGTACACAATGTCCGGGCCGTCCAGCACCGTGATGTTCGTGGTCTCCTCCGTCTCGCGGCTTAGCTGCTGCAAGTAGGGCGTGGCGCGATACACCAAGTCGTTCGACGCCACGTAGTTGTACGTGAAATCAAACAGTTTCACGCCCAGCGAATACGTCTTGCTGGACTCATCTTTCTGCAAGTAGCCCAGCGTCACCAAGGTGTAGGTGAAACGCTGCGCCGTGCTCACGTCCATGCCGGTCTGCGCCGCCACTTGCGACAGCGTCAGACGCTTGCGGGTGCCATCGAATGCGGACAGTACCCGCATCGCCTTTTCCACCGAATTGACGAACAGCGACGAGCGCTCCGGCGCATTGGCGTCCGGTGCGGTTTTCGCGGCGGATTGCGACGGAATGGTAGGCGAGCGGTGCGGAGCGGGTGACTTGTTGGACATGGAATCTGCTGGCCTGCGCCAAGCAGTTGGTGCGGAAGGGACCCGGCAATCTTACCGTGCCCCACCGGCACCCGCCGCCGGGAAAAACCTGGATGAGTCGTTCTGAATCGTGCGTTTGAAGGCGGTGGATTTCACAGCGGTTTAATGCCGCATCAGAGCAATATCACCGCGTTCACAGCACCTTAATTCTGCTGCATGAAGCGCGCCTTGAAGCGCTTGCCCTTGATGTTGGTCTTCAACAGCTTTTCCAGCGTGGCGTCCGCAATTTCCTGCTTCAGCGCGACGAAGGTCACGAACTCGGTGATGTTGATCTTGCCCACTTGGTCCATCGTCAGGCCGATGTCCTTGGTCAGCGCACCCAGGAAGTCGCCCGGACGCAGCTTGTCCTTCTTGCCGCCATGCACGCACACCGTCACCATCGGCGGGCGCAGCATGTCGCCAGGCGCGGGCTTCAGCTTCTCAATGTCACGCCATTGCAGCGGGCTGCCAATAAAGGTCTCGATCAGGTTGGCAAAGTGAACTTCTTCCGGCGAAGCCAGGTTCAGCGCCAAGCCTTTTTCACCACTGCGACCGGTACGGCCGATACGGTGAACGTAGATTTCCTTGTCGCGCGTGACTTCCACGTTGATCACCGCGTCCAGGTTCGGAATATCCAACCCACGTGCGGCCACGTCAGTAGCCACCAGAATCGAACAGCTGCGATTGGCGAACATCACCAGCACGTCGTCACGATCGCGTTGTTCCAGATCGCCATGCAGAGCCAGCGCGCTGAAACCCTGGCGCACCAAGTCGTCAACCAGTTCGCGGCACTGCGCCTTGGTATTGCAGAACGCAATCGCCGACTCCGGGCGGAAATGCTTCAGCAGCTTCACCACGGCTTCGGTGCGCTCGTCTTCGTCGATCTCGTAGAAATACTGCTCGATCTGCGCCGACTGGTGGATCGATTCCACCTTGATCTCTTCCGCGTTGCGCATCAAGCGCCCGCTGATCTTCTTGATGTCGTCGGGGAAGGTCGCCGAGAACAGCAGCGTCTGGCGACGCGGCGGGCACAGCGCCACGATCTGCGAAATCTGGTCGATGAAGCCCATGTCGACCATGCGGTCGGCCTCGTCCAGCACCAGCGTGCGCAGTTCGTGCAGTTCCAGGCTGCCGCGATCCAGGTGATCGAAGATCCGGCCCGGCGTGCCCACAATCACGTGCGCGCCATACAGCAGCGATTCCACCTGCGGGCGCATCGGCGCGCCGCCCGACAAATTAAGAATCTTCAGATTCGGGATCGAACGCGCCAGCTTGCGCACTTCCTGCGACACCTGGTCAGCCAGTTCGCGCGTCGGGCACAAGACCAGTGCCTGCACCTTGAAGCTCGTCACATCAAGGTTCTGCAACAGGCCAATACCAAAGGCCGCAGTCTTGCCGCTACCCGTCTTCGCCTGGGCGATCAGATCGCGACCATTCAGAATGGTCGGCAGGCTCTGCGCCTGGATCGCGGTCATGTTGTGGTAGCCAAGCGTGTCCAGCGTCGCGAGCATCGCGGGGGACAAGGGCAAGCTGGAGAAGGCGCTGGTGGTCACGGCAGGCAGTCAAAAAGGGGCAACCGGGTAGTTTACCAGTTAGGTGATGACAGGGCGTGCGGGACTGTGCGCGGGGCGGTGGGTATTGATATGGTTGTGCATACCTTGATGATTCGAATCTGCCTCGTATAGCGTTCCTGTAAGGGCCAGATCCGCCGTAAGGGTAATCGCCGTCTTAAATTACCGATGACTAATACCTAGACTTTGGCCCCATACGCCCTGGTCTTGATGCCTCCCCGCCAAAGGCCGCTGCGGCCATCACCGACCGAGGTTTTGCATGTCCAGTTCCAGCACGTCTCCGCTTGGTACATCCGTGTCCAGCGCTTCCGCATCTGCTGCGGCTACGTCCGGCAGTTCTGCATCTGCTGCAGCTACATCCGGCAGTTCCGCATCTGGTAAGTCCACATCTGGTGCGACCACATCCAGCACGCCGGATGCCGCAGCAACATCCCCCGTTCTGCTCGACATCGATGGCCCCGTGGCACGTCTCACCTTCAACCGTCCCGCCGTGCTCAACGCGCTGGACGGAGCAATGGCAAGCGCCTGGCAAGCCGCCCTGCAAACCGTTCGCGACACTGCCGGGCTGCGCGTATTGGTGATGCGCGGCGCAGGCCGCGCCTTCATGGCGGGCGGCGATCTGGGAGCCTTGCAGCAAGACCCGGTCGCCAAAGTGCAAGCCTTGCTGCCCGTCGCCCACGACTGCGTGCGGATAATCACCGATCTGCAGATACCCGTCGTAGCCAGCCTGCACGGTGCCGTAGCAGGTGCCGGCGTCAGCATCGCGCTTGCCGCCGACCTTGCCATCGCCGCCGAGAACACCCAGTTCACCCTGGCCTACGCCCGCATCGGAGCCAGCCCCGACGTAGGCGCAACCTGGCACTTGCCGCAGGTCGTAGGCCTGCGCAAAGCCATGGAAATCGCCATGCTGGCCGACACGCTGGATGCACAGGAAGCCTTGCGGCTGTCACTGGTGAATCGCGTCGTGCCGACCAATGCGCTCGAAGCAGAAACCGATGCGTTGGTGCAGCGCCTGGCCAACGGCCCGACCGCCGCCTACGCAAAGATTCGGCACCTGCTGAGGGATGCGGGTCAACGCAGTTTGTCTGCGCAGCTGGATGCGGAACAGGCTGCTTTCGAGGCCTCCGCGGCGACCGAGGACTTCCAGGAAGGCGTGGCGGCGTTCCTGGGTAAGCGACCGGCTAAGTACACGGGTCGCTGACGCATTGGTCTACACACATTCTCTTCCAAGGTCGTCATGACACTTCCAGCCATTCTGCAAAACCTGCGCTTGCCCGTCATCGCCTCGCCCATGTTCATCGCCAGCGGCCCTGAACTGGTCATCGCGCAATGCAAAGCCGGCATCGTCGGCGCATTCCCCGCACTGAACGCCCGACCGGCAAGCATGTTGGACACTTGGCTTGGCGACATAAAAGAAGCGCTGGCCGAACATCGCCGCCTGAACCCCGACGCCATCATCGGCCCGCTAGCGGTCAACCAGATCGTCCACCAGTCCAACACCCGCTTGGCAGAGGACATAGAAACCTGCGTGCGCCATCAGGTGCCCATCGTCATCTCCAGCCTGCGCGCGCCGCCAAAAGAAATGCTGGACGCCGTGCACAGCTACGGCGGCATCGTGCTGCACGACGTGATCTCCATCCGCCATGCCAACAAAGCGCTGGAAGCCGGCGTCGACGGCCTGATCCTGGTCGCAGCCGGGGCGGGCGGACACGCGGGCACCTTGTCGCCCTTCGCGCTGGTAGGCGAAGTGCGCCGATTCTTCGACGGCCCGGTCGTGCTGTCAGGTTCCATTGCCACCGGCTCCGCCGTGCTGTCCGCGCAAGCCATGGGCGCAGACCTGGCCTACATCGGCACCCGCTGGCTGGCCAGCCGGGAATCGAACATCGGCGACGCCTACCGCCAAGCCATCATCGACTCGGCTGCGGACGAAGTGATCTACACGCCCGTGTTCACCGGCGTGCATGGCAACTATCTGAAGCGCTCGATTGTGGCTGCGGGTTATGACCCGGCAGCGTTGCCCACTGAACCTGCCAAAGCAATGGACTTCGGTTCAGGCGGTGGCAGCGAAGCAAAAGCTTGGCGCGACATTTGGGGCGCAGGGCAGGGCGTAGGCTTGATGGACGACGCGCCACCGGTGGCGGAGTTGGTGGATCGGCTGCATGCGGAATATGTGGCGGCTCGCGCTCGGCTGAATGCGTTGGCTTGAATACCGCCTGGCATCGTCCAGGCTGCCTGGACGGGCCGGTTTGCGCGGTGTTGGCTAGGGCACACGCTAGGCGAAGGTCTTTGGAAAAACCACTATTCTTTCGGAACTCTCGAAGGAAGCAAACATGACAGTCATCACCTCGGTCGAAGACCTGCGTATCTTGGCCAAACGCCGCGTGCCCCGGATGTTCTACGACTACGCGGATTCCGGCGCTTGGACCGAGTCCACCTACCGCAACAACGAAACCGACTTCGGCAAGATCAAACTGCGCCAGCGCGTCGCGGTCAACATGGAAAACCGCACGCTGAAAAGCACCATGATCGGTCAGGAAGTCTCCATGCCTGTGGCGATTGCACCCACCGGCCTGACCGGCATGCAGCACGCCGACGGCGAAATCCTGGCCGCACGCGCTGCTGAAAAATTCGGCATCCCGTTCACGCTCTCGACCATGAGCATCTGCTCCATCGAAGACGTAGCCGAGAACACCAGCAAACCCTTCTGGTTCCAACTGTACATGATGCGCGACCGCGCCTTTATGGAACGCCTGATCAACCGCGCCAAAGCCGCAGGCTGCTCGGCGCTGGTCGTCACGCTCGACCTGCAAATCCTCGGTCAGCGCCACAAAGACATCAAGAACGGCCTTTCCGCGCCGCCGAAGCCCACGCTGCGCAACATGATCAACCTGGCCACCAAGCCGCGCTGGTGCCTAGGCATGTTGGGCACGCAACGCCGCACCTTCCGCAATATCGCGGGACACGTGGACGGCATTGCGGACATGAGTTCGCTGTCTTCGTGGACCGCTACGCAGTTCGACCCCGCGCTGAGCTGGGACGACGTGCAGTGGATCAAGGAACGCTGGGGCGGCAAGATGATCATCAAGGGCATTCTTGATGAAGAAGATGCCGAGATGGCCGTTCGCTCAGGTGCGGATGCGCTGATCGTGTCGAACCACGGAGGGCGTCAGTTGGATGGGGCGCTGTCGTCGATTGAGGCACTGCCGCGCATTGTGCGGACGGTGGGTGATCGCATTGAAGTGCATATGGATGGTGGCGTGCGTTCAGGCCAGGATGTGCTGAAGGCCGTGGCGCTGGGCGCGCGTGGGGTTTATATCGGCCGTGCGTTCTTGTATGGGCTGGGTGCGATGGGTGAAGCGGGCGTGACGAAGACGCTTTCGCTGATTCGCAATGAGATGGATATCACGATGGCGCTGTGCGGGCTGCGTGACGTGCAGAATGTAGATCGGAAGATTTTGGTGCCGGGGACTTGGAATGAGGGGAGTTCGGTCACCTCGCGCTGACTGCATGGCCCTGAATATTTCGTGCAGGTTTTTGAGATTGCTTGGTGTGGCTTCCGGTTAACCGGAGGTCACACCAAGATATAGAGAAATCGCCGAATATTGGATCGATCAAGATTCGCTTGATAAGTACAGCCGATAGCAATTTATAGAACAGTTCTTCAAGCTTCCTGGCATTCATGTGGCCTCGTAAAAATTCTTGTTTCTACGTTAGCTACGGCGATAGTAATTTTGAAATAAATTGAGTGAGCTGGGGGGCACGGTTATGCTGAGCATGTCCGCACGGTGCAGCTGATGAAGACTACCTGTATAGCACTTTGATCCGAAATCAATGGTGTTGACCATATTTGTGTGCATTAATTTATTTTTGACTTGGTTTATTCGTGGTTTGAGGGTCTTGTTGGGAGATGCTGGGTATTATCTTTTCATGTGCTAGGTTAAATATGTTATCAATGACAGGAGTAAATTGTGCCAGTATCTGCATCGTCCGTACAGGTTGGAGAATATTTCATTACCTCCAGCGGTCAGCTGCGAAAGGTGACGCAGCTTGATCAAGATGGGAAAGGGCGAGGTCGTGTCTATTATTTGAGCAAGAGCGCAAATATTACAAATCAAAGCTTCCATCCTGGACACAGTGTTTCTAATCCTCCGCTTCTGGAGAATTTTGCTAATGACTGTGCGAAGCTGCTAAGCAACGCAGATGTTGTTGCCTTCAGGAGCAATAATATTATTCTGCCGGGTGAATAATTTGTAATTGTTTATTTAGGTTGACGTCTCTGTATGCGGATTGCGGACGGTAGACGTCCACTTTCACTGGAAATGTGTTGCATCATCCGAGCTGACCTCTCTTCTAGCTTTTGGCTAAATGCGGGGTAGGTCTGCAAGGTCTTTGACTTACTAGCCCTTGATCGCCTAGGCGTGCTCGGCAAATAGTTTGATGTTTCGTTGATGTTGCATGCGTCCAACCGATTCGAAAGCTATTGATTTTCATCTAATTGGAGATGCCGCGTGATCGAGTCTACAACCTCTTCGGGAAATAGTATGAAGTTGATCAAGTACCGGGTTACAAATTTCCGATCTGTGAGGGATAGTGGCTATATCGATGCTGGTGATGTCGCCGCATTAATCGGTGTTAACGAATCGGGGAAGACAAATTTGCTGCTTCCGCTTTGGAAACTTAATCCTGCTCGTGAAGGCGAGATTCAGCCGACATCAGACTATCCGAAGACCATGTTTGCCGATGTGCGAGACGCACCAGAAAAATATAAATTTATCAGCGCCGATTTTGACGTCGCCCAGTTCAAAGAGAATCTAATAACCATTACGAACCTCGACGGTGCACAACTAGAAGTTGTTCGTGTTGATAGGTACTTCGATGGAAGCCACAAAATCTCGTTTCCCCAGTATGCTCCCAAGACGACAGTCGCTGCATCGGAGATCAAAGGCGAATTGGCGAATTTAGTCTCGGCTATTCAGCGAACCGACGCGCTCAAGAGCGAAGATCATCTTAAGTCAACGATCGTTGAGAACGTTCGTGCTTTGGCAGAGTTCACTGATCAGTACTGGACGGCTCAGGATCTAGATACTGCCATCGAGTCCTTAGGAAAGTTACTGCCAGACCAGCCAGCCAAGACGTCAACGATTGTTCCTCGTCTTCAGCAGACGATCGACGTGATGGGCTTATGGCTGTCCAACATCAAGTCGCCTACACCGGAAAATATTGAGGGCGTTAGGGACCTTGTTCTGAGCGCGATCCCTAAATTTGTCTACTATTCCAACTATGGAAATCTGGATTCGGAGATTTATCTGCCGCATGTGGTCGATAATTTAAAAAGAGGGGACCTTGGCGCAAAGGAAGCGTCTAAGGCGCGGACCCTCCGCGTGCTCTTCAGTTTTGTTCGTCTCCAACCCAAAGAGATCCTTGAACTTGGTCGCGATTTCAAAGATCTAAATAACCAGAATCGCCAGCCCACCGCAGAAGAAATTGCTCAAATAGCTGAACGCAAGCGAGAACGCTCAATCTTGCTACAGTCTGCAGGCACGACTCTAACCAAGGAGTTTAAGTCTTGGTGGAAGCAAGGCGACTATCGTTTTCGATTCGAAGCCGACGGCGATCACTTCCGCATTTGGGTTTCGGATGACCGACGCCCAGAAGAAGTAGAGCTTGAGAATCGCAGTACGGGGCTGCAGTGGTTCCTAAGTTTCTACCTCGTATTTTTGGTCGAAAGCCAGGGTGATCACGAGGGCGCAATTCTTCTGCTCGATGAGCCAGGACTATCTCTTCATCCACTCGCTCAACGCGATCTTTCAGCCTTTTTCGATGGACTGACGAGGACTAATCAGATCATCTACACGACGCACTCGCCTTTCCTCGTCGACCCAGATCGGTTGGATCGAGTGCGAAAAGTCTATGTTGCTGCGGATGGCTCCACCGAGGCATCACCAAACTTGCGTCAGTCGGGCGTTGACCCGGCACAGGCCGGCGCAGCATATGCCGTGTACTCAGCACTCAACCTGAACGTCGCTGAAAGCCTTTTGTTAGGTTGCCTCCCGATCGTTGTCGAAGGTGCCTCCGATCAACATTATCTGACGATGATCAAGGCTCTTCTTATTGGTTCCGGGAAGATCAAGCCTCGCCGCGAGCTTGTGTTTCCCCCCGCAGGCGGAACTAAGACGTTGAGAATTACCGCGTCTATCTTGACCGGCCGGGACGAGAGTCTTCCAGTCGTTCTGTTAGACGGTGACCAGATGGGTCTTAGAATGGCGACTGAGTTAAAAAGCAGTCTTTATAACGGTGAGGAAAAGAAGGTTCTGACAACAGAAGAGTTCACCGATTTCAACGGATCGGAGCTAGAGGATCTGATACCACATGAGCGTTTTGTCGAGGCGGTGGACCGACATTTCCGTGCATCGGAACAGCAGTTCTTGGAAGTCGCTTCGAAAGAGAAACCAATCGTGCCGCAGGTTGAAGCCTGGGCTAAGAGTGAAAGTATTGAACTTACGGCTGGGTGGAAGGTTGAAGTAGCTAAGCGGGTGAAAGTTGTCCTGCTAACCAAGGGAATTGGTGAAATCGACGATGGTCTGGTTGAGCTATGGGTCCAGCTCTTTAGCCGATTTGAACCCTCTTAAACTCACTCGCTCTAGGCGTCAAGTCCCATGCGCAGGTCAGCGAAGCCTTTCATTTAGATCTAGAGCATGTCGGGAACTTCCCGCAGCGGCCAAAATCTGTGTAGCGGCGGGAAGCATCAGGATAGAGAACACCTAAAAATGCAGCCCGCTCAAGACTGAGGAGAAGCGCTCATAACCTCGTGTAAAACGGTGGCAGCATGCTAGCCAGTCGAAACTGCGTTCGACCACCCAACGCCTGGGCAGCAAGACGAAATTTTTCTTGACTGCGGGCAGCTCAAGGATCTGTAGATCAATCCAGCGGTTCAGTGCTGCCTGCTGGGCGTTCTCACCCGTATAGCCTTGATCGGCCCACGCCAGCTTGAATGTCTCAACAGTGACCTGCTGAACCGCATCGCATAAGACCTAGACCTGCGCACGATTTTGCTCATCGGCCGGGGTGACGTGAACGGCGAGTAAATGTCCAATGGTATCGACACGCCGTGTGAACCTTGCTGCCGCGTTTGCGCTCGTAGACATCGTAGCCAGCACGTGGGCCACTGTCACAACTTGATTGCAGCGTTCGGCCATCCAGAACGATCGCGCCGGGATGGCCTTTGGGTCGTTTTGCAGCGCGAACGACCGGCCGCAGGTCCGATACCATCACCTCAAAACAACCTGCTTCAACCCAGCGCCGACACTGCTGGTAGACCGCTTCTCAAGGAGGAAAATGTATCGGCAGCATACGCACTGCGCGTCAGTACGTACGATCCAGCGCAGCGACATCGCACAGTTCATGTTGACGCTGTGGCGCAGCCGTTTCCAACAGCGTCAGATATGGGCTGCAATCTCCATTTTTCATCGATGACACGGGTGGAATAAGGCTTGCGAAACATCCGGAAATTTTAGCTATGAACCAACCCTGAATTTCATAACGCGCCCTAGTAGAATTTATAGCCATCTCTAAAATTAATTCCATTAATTGCTTGCTGGTGTTCCATTCCATTTCCATCTAAAGCTGTGATGATGATTGTCATAGCATCCGTTCCGCGAGGAGTAGTTACTGTGATAGAGGTGTGACGTCCGCGAGATATTTTAGGGAAATTAAATTCTTTTGAAAAA contains these protein-coding regions:
- a CDS encoding ABC transporter permease subunit is translated as MRTRSLWHTCRPWLPGIPAILFLIVFFIVPVLEILVNSFSSSDGTWGFAQYVRIGQQTAYLRVLGVTLMISALTALLAVALAYPFAYLLSQITAKQRARWLIWLLIPFWTSYLVKTFAWILLLSRTGVLRSLADAFGAGEMTASLIPSLTGVLVGMVHAMVPLAVMSMLPIMQGIDAQLSRAAHTLGAGRRTAFFTIFMPLSMSGAAAAGLLVFITSLGFFIVPALLGTPRETMVGQLVISVILELFDMPFAGALSVLLLAVTIVVFIAYDRWVGLSSMSGDAPAGRGGSRRMQAFWGTLGRWADQVFPAPKRGTVARRSWTLHLYGALVALFLMLPVLTVVPISFTSSNFLAFPPQGFSLRWYETFMTSPAWQSAFIRSVLVATSTALIAVALGLGAALMLVKMRGKIGNALFSFFVAPLILPRIVIAVGLFYLFARMGLTGTDAGLILGHTVLAIPYVVVTMAAALKRYDWRLDDAAKILGASASARMRTVMLPILLPSMASAFLFAFLTSFDELTIAIFVSGGLKTTLPKQMWDDMLLQVNPTLAAVSTTLLAIITLIIFAMAMLRRERKNHA
- a CDS encoding AMP-binding protein, producing MHDYTRYFPVRGDDDQLDVQGILHAGLNATPDRMVLAFDAEEWTVSRLRRHVALSQAWLATQGMVPGDRVAVMLKNHPAHVALIYALILSGMVWVPVNTRLKSAGLQYLIDHAKPSLVVVEPEFDEQVTQAGATHPFKLVHAELVESEVEGAAIVRAPCVPSDLLCLIYTSGTTGAPKGVRFTHRMLRIASEAALIAADAHDGDRLFLWEPLCHIGGAQMLMAPFLAKVSLHVVPAFSLSRFWQQIETSGATHLHYLGGVLELLMRQPETIPAKHSIRVAWGAGLNKLTWKQAQDTLGMGLRECYGMTECSSFGCFNQNGKPGSMGRVLPWMTLELLDENGKPVGVGEHGEIVLATDVEGAFLAGYLDNPEATASTLRDGRLYTGDIAWRDADGDLFFVGRRTDSMRVRGENVSAWEIERVFAQHPDVSSVAAVGVKSDIGEQEVLLYVQCEDSSPENLARLAPTLSAWASNRLASYQLPRYYRLVERFDLTPSERIRKHLLPRELDGAWDRSVRG
- a CDS encoding IclR family transcriptional regulator; translated protein: MSNKSPAPHRSPTIPSQSAAKTAPDANAPERSSLFVNSVEKAMRVLSAFDGTRKRLTLSQVAAQTGMDVSTAQRFTYTLVTLGYLQKDESSKTYSLGVKLFDFTYNYVASNDLVYRATPYLQQLSRETEETTNITVLDGPDIVYVLRIVSRNVLNPTVIVGNRLPAYCTSPGLAMLAQMPTEQVDAILDDTQLIAHTPNTVNDRAAIHARLARIRDAGYAITAEEYYMGDISVAAAIVDAEGRPLGGINVAVTKPRWRAEDEKHLSDLVITAAGAISGRR
- the dbpA gene encoding ATP-dependent RNA helicase DbpA codes for the protein MTTSAFSSLPLSPAMLATLDTLGYHNMTAIQAQSLPTILNGRDLIAQAKTGSGKTAAFGIGLLQNLDVTSFKVQALVLCPTRELADQVSQEVRKLARSIPNLKILNLSGGAPMRPQVESLLYGAHVIVGTPGRIFDHLDRGSLELHELRTLVLDEADRMVDMGFIDQISQIVALCPPRRQTLLFSATFPDDIKKISGRLMRNAEEIKVESIHQSAQIEQYFYEIDEDERTEAVVKLLKHFRPESAIAFCNTKAQCRELVDDLVRQGFSALALHGDLEQRDRDDVLVMFANRSCSILVATDVAARGLDIPNLDAVINVEVTRDKEIYVHRIGRTGRSGEKGLALNLASPEEVHFANLIETFIGSPLQWRDIEKLKPAPGDMLRPPMVTVCVHGGKKDKLRPGDFLGALTKDIGLTMDQVGKINITEFVTFVALKQEIADATLEKLLKTNIKGKRFKARFMQQN
- a CDS encoding enoyl-CoA hydratase/isomerase family protein, with protein sequence MARLTFNRPAVLNALDGAMASAWQAALQTVRDTAGLRVLVMRGAGRAFMAGGDLGALQQDPVAKVQALLPVAHDCVRIITDLQIPVVASLHGAVAGAGVSIALAADLAIAAENTQFTLAYARIGASPDVGATWHLPQVVGLRKAMEIAMLADTLDAQEALRLSLVNRVVPTNALEAETDALVQRLANGPTAAYAKIRHLLRDAGQRSLSAQLDAEQAAFEASAATEDFQEGVAAFLGKRPAKYTGR
- a CDS encoding NAD(P)H-dependent flavin oxidoreductase, which encodes MTLPAILQNLRLPVIASPMFIASGPELVIAQCKAGIVGAFPALNARPASMLDTWLGDIKEALAEHRRLNPDAIIGPLAVNQIVHQSNTRLAEDIETCVRHQVPIVISSLRAPPKEMLDAVHSYGGIVLHDVISIRHANKALEAGVDGLILVAAGAGGHAGTLSPFALVGEVRRFFDGPVVLSGSIATGSAVLSAQAMGADLAYIGTRWLASRESNIGDAYRQAIIDSAADEVIYTPVFTGVHGNYLKRSIVAAGYDPAALPTEPAKAMDFGSGGGSEAKAWRDIWGAGQGVGLMDDAPPVAELVDRLHAEYVAARARLNALA